The Methanoregula boonei 6A8 genome has a window encoding:
- a CDS encoding ATPase yields the protein MKTEVLNDIKKTETEYQSVISTAQEEKKKRRAQAELEADTLVTKAQSNAEQYKKLKLEEARHQAALKHADIIKEGNQRSAALSEKGKRNLSKAVQLLVSRFKEQLHVGA from the coding sequence ATGAAAACTGAGGTCTTAAACGACATCAAGAAAACTGAAACTGAATATCAGTCAGTGATCAGTACGGCACAGGAAGAGAAGAAGAAGCGACGTGCCCAGGCTGAACTGGAAGCTGATACCCTGGTAACCAAGGCGCAGAGCAATGCTGAACAGTACAAGAAGCTGAAACTGGAAGAAGCACGGCACCAGGCAGCTCTAAAACACGCTGATATCATAAAAGAAGGCAATCAGCGTTCAGCGGCATTGAGCGAGAAGGGCAAAAGGAACCTTTCAAAAGCAGTGCAGCTGCTGGTATCGCGGTTTAAGGAGCAGCTGCATGTTGGCGCCTAA
- a CDS encoding type II secretion system F family protein yields MNFRHSLQKWLLRDPIRYHSVHADLVSSRSGLTLEQYLWKSVRISVVSGIIFAILGYIVSEFFAQEVRSGRGVYNVLNLQLPESLAFLSSPTVVVSVSVAVSFAFGAYIAYLLLLRLPHIEKNNRSIKINLTLHNAVAYMYAMRRGGAELMSIFYALSENAPIYGEVALEFRQITRDVDYFGSDMLTAMRHLSSTTPSAKLKDFLEDLLSVIESGGDLSEFLASRVRLYQEEARFEQKQFLTLLSMVAESYVTLFVAGPLFLIIIMVVMGMMGGSAVLQLSLVVYAIMPIGSFIFILLIDVVSGRAEKAERYTRVKELNTYSDVLREKKGGEEPLFDQLHMYDKVRTLTHYIRHPFESFVNDVNHTLYITVPIAILYIVLVLLNIPYYADPEIFMEVMNAHLVIALLIVLIPYAIFYEIWSHKVKGIQSMIPDFLERMAGINRVGLTIAQAIGIMVNTNLGLLSYEIRRIKRDMDWGANFSEALMRFEQRISTASIARTVTLITKASEMTGQIGEVLAIAASDAKMSETLKKERLAEMFIYTAIVYLSFFVFLFVVAVLSTQFLPVLAHIGTAGISGSGPLSGLGSVPVKSFDRLLYHACLIQALFSGLIAGQMGEASLAAGVKHSCVLLIIALVVFTFFIAVYPDRPGIHG; encoded by the coding sequence ATGAACTTCCGGCACTCCCTCCAGAAATGGCTGCTGCGCGACCCGATCCGGTACCACAGCGTCCATGCTGACCTGGTCTCGTCGCGTTCCGGCCTGACGCTCGAGCAGTACCTCTGGAAGTCTGTGAGGATCTCGGTTGTTTCCGGTATCATCTTTGCGATCCTCGGGTACATCGTGAGTGAGTTTTTTGCCCAGGAGGTCCGGTCCGGGAGAGGAGTCTATAACGTTCTCAACCTCCAGCTCCCTGAAAGTCTTGCGTTCCTTTCCAGTCCCACGGTAGTAGTCTCGGTCAGTGTTGCAGTCTCTTTTGCTTTTGGGGCGTACATCGCCTACCTTCTCCTGCTCCGCCTCCCCCACATCGAGAAGAACAACCGGAGTATCAAGATCAACCTGACGCTGCACAACGCTGTTGCCTATATGTACGCAATGCGCCGGGGCGGGGCTGAGCTGATGTCGATCTTTTACGCCCTCTCCGAGAACGCCCCCATCTATGGGGAAGTGGCGCTCGAGTTCCGGCAGATCACCCGGGATGTGGACTATTTCGGCTCTGATATGCTCACCGCCATGCGGCATCTCTCCAGTACCACACCCTCTGCAAAGCTCAAGGATTTTCTCGAAGATCTTCTCTCGGTGATCGAGAGCGGGGGGGATCTCTCGGAATTCCTCGCGAGCCGGGTGAGGCTGTACCAGGAAGAGGCCCGGTTTGAGCAGAAACAGTTCCTGACCCTCCTTTCCATGGTTGCCGAGTCGTACGTGACCCTCTTTGTTGCCGGCCCGCTTTTTCTGATCATCATCATGGTGGTCATGGGCATGATGGGGGGTTCTGCCGTTCTCCAGCTCTCCCTGGTAGTCTATGCGATCATGCCGATCGGGTCGTTTATCTTTATCCTGCTCATTGACGTTGTATCGGGAAGAGCGGAGAAGGCCGAGAGGTATACACGGGTAAAGGAGCTCAACACGTATTCGGATGTCTTACGGGAGAAAAAGGGAGGGGAGGAACCTCTCTTTGACCAGCTCCATATGTACGACAAGGTCCGGACGCTCACCCATTACATCCGTCATCCCTTTGAGAGTTTTGTCAACGATGTCAACCATACCCTCTACATCACCGTCCCGATAGCGATACTCTACATCGTACTGGTGTTACTGAATATCCCGTACTATGCGGATCCGGAAATCTTCATGGAGGTGATGAACGCTCATCTCGTGATTGCCCTTTTGATCGTCCTTATTCCCTACGCCATATTTTATGAGATCTGGTCTCACAAGGTCAAGGGGATCCAGTCAATGATCCCGGATTTCCTGGAGCGGATGGCCGGGATCAACCGGGTCGGCCTCACGATTGCACAGGCAATCGGGATTATGGTCAACACAAACCTTGGCCTTCTCAGCTACGAGATCCGGCGGATAAAAAGGGACATGGACTGGGGTGCGAACTTTTCCGAGGCGCTGATGCGCTTTGAGCAGCGGATCAGCACCGCGTCCATTGCCCGGACCGTGACCCTCATCACCAAGGCAAGCGAGATGACCGGGCAGATCGGCGAGGTGCTTGCGATTGCCGCAAGCGATGCAAAGATGAGCGAGACCCTCAAAAAAGAGCGCCTTGCCGAGATGTTCATCTATACGGCGATCGTATACCTCTCGTTCTTCGTTTTCCTCTTTGTCGTTGCCGTTCTCTCTACACAGTTCCTGCCGGTACTTGCCCATATCGGGACCGCGGGGATTTCGGGATCAGGCCCGCTCTCCGGTCTTGGGTCAGTACCGGTCAAATCCTTTGACCGGCTCCTCTACCATGCCTGCCTGATCCAGGCGCTCTTCTCGGGTCTGATCGCCGGCCAGATGGGCGAGGCCTCGCTCGCCGCCGGGGTCAAGCACTCCTGTGTCCTCCTGATCATTGCCCTTGTTGTCTTTACCTTCTTTATCGCCGTATACCCGGACCGGCCGGGCATTCACGGGTAA
- a CDS encoding V-type ATP synthase subunit I, whose product MLAPKPMSRVLIVASRDQAEPIIGELYREHLFHIEDYVEQGREGYEGFKIGNPLPGATEASQELVKVRAIENVFSVRGEDIDAKQKLSAPEIRQKIEKDLPGIEKEVEDLAAARSKLDTKAKEYEQKIQELAPFRDTSLDLALLRNTAHFSVLAGYAPKDVVLSVPHEIETVVKGKDRVFVIAVVAAKDRAQAERELQEAQFQSVGIPEESGTATVRTAYYTEQITSLKKETEGVNAKLAQIRESHADLLVACEEAFRAKIEQTEAPLRFATTAKAFVAEGWVPADRTAGLFAALDKVTGGRVFVSEQPIDLAHDTVPVEYNNPEFAKPAQLLMDVYSRPTYTEVDPTLLLSIMFPIFFGVIVGDVGYGLLMLALCVGLWKFMKGDEARQFLKILRNASIMSIFFGLLFSEFLGFELPWAPIIYSRHLNIGVTEAGGQGAAIAQLLIVSVWVGILYVTLGRALGMVNHARQDHGDHRIKAVLANFGWITVMWGILIAIWSMFPIPLMPDLTGLPIVAVGLSVGMVVAIIFIVMGVIFIARDAVLEIIEIPTIISHVLSYTRLTAVGLSSVAIAMVVNYMSIGMFINPGMKDLSIVGIVMIVIGVLIFLLGHAFNLALGLLDGGLHSIRLHYVEFFTKFYKGGGRKYNPFGMKRKFTED is encoded by the coding sequence ATGTTGGCGCCTAAACCGATGAGCCGGGTGCTTATCGTTGCATCCCGGGACCAGGCGGAACCGATTATCGGGGAACTCTACCGCGAGCACCTGTTCCATATCGAAGATTACGTGGAGCAGGGACGCGAAGGGTACGAGGGCTTTAAGATCGGAAATCCGCTTCCCGGGGCTACAGAAGCATCGCAGGAGCTTGTCAAGGTCAGGGCAATTGAGAACGTCTTTTCTGTCCGCGGCGAAGATATCGACGCAAAACAGAAACTGAGTGCACCCGAGATCCGGCAGAAGATCGAAAAGGATCTCCCGGGTATCGAAAAAGAGGTCGAGGACCTGGCAGCGGCCCGGTCGAAACTCGATACGAAGGCAAAGGAGTACGAGCAGAAGATCCAAGAGCTTGCTCCCTTCAGGGACACTTCGCTCGATCTTGCTCTTTTGCGCAACACTGCGCATTTTTCCGTGCTGGCCGGTTACGCCCCAAAGGACGTGGTACTTTCTGTCCCGCACGAGATTGAGACTGTTGTAAAAGGCAAGGACCGGGTATTTGTCATTGCCGTGGTTGCGGCAAAAGACCGTGCACAGGCAGAACGCGAGCTCCAGGAAGCGCAGTTCCAGTCGGTTGGGATCCCGGAAGAGAGCGGCACAGCAACGGTCCGCACCGCGTATTACACGGAGCAGATCACCTCGCTCAAAAAAGAGACTGAAGGGGTTAATGCAAAACTCGCACAGATCCGGGAATCGCACGCCGATCTCCTGGTTGCCTGCGAGGAGGCATTCCGGGCAAAGATCGAACAGACCGAGGCACCGTTGAGGTTTGCTACGACCGCAAAAGCGTTCGTGGCTGAAGGATGGGTTCCCGCGGATCGTACCGCAGGGCTCTTTGCCGCCCTTGACAAGGTGACCGGCGGCAGGGTCTTTGTCTCAGAACAGCCTATCGATCTCGCGCACGACACCGTGCCTGTGGAGTACAACAACCCGGAGTTCGCAAAGCCTGCGCAGCTGCTCATGGATGTCTACTCCCGCCCGACGTATACGGAAGTAGACCCGACGCTTCTCTTGTCGATCATGTTCCCGATCTTCTTTGGGGTGATCGTGGGTGATGTCGGGTACGGCCTTCTGATGCTTGCACTGTGTGTTGGCCTCTGGAAGTTCATGAAAGGCGACGAGGCCAGGCAGTTCCTGAAAATTCTCCGGAACGCGAGCATCATGAGCATCTTCTTCGGGCTCTTGTTCAGTGAATTTTTGGGATTCGAGCTCCCGTGGGCCCCGATCATCTACAGCCGCCACTTAAACATCGGCGTAACTGAAGCCGGGGGGCAGGGGGCAGCGATCGCCCAGCTCTTAATCGTCTCGGTCTGGGTCGGTATCCTGTATGTCACGCTCGGCAGGGCGCTTGGCATGGTCAACCACGCCCGCCAGGACCATGGCGACCACCGCATAAAAGCCGTGCTTGCAAACTTCGGCTGGATAACCGTTATGTGGGGAATCCTCATTGCCATCTGGTCGATGTTCCCGATCCCGCTCATGCCGGATCTCACCGGGCTTCCCATCGTGGCGGTGGGGCTCTCTGTCGGTATGGTTGTCGCGATCATCTTTATTGTAATGGGTGTCATTTTCATAGCACGCGATGCGGTCCTCGAGATCATCGAGATCCCGACGATCATCTCGCACGTGCTCTCGTATACCCGTCTGACAGCGGTGGGGCTGTCATCGGTTGCCATCGCGATGGTGGTCAACTACATGTCTATCGGGATGTTCATCAATCCCGGTATGAAGGATCTCTCCATTGTCGGAATTGTCATGATCGTTATCGGGGTTTTGATCTTCCTCCTGGGGCACGCATTCAACCTTGCCCTGGGACTCCTCGACGGCGGTCTTCACTCAATCCGGTTGCATTATGTCGAATTCTTCACCAAGTTCTACAAGGGTGGAGGCAGGAAATACAATCCATTTGGAATGAAAAGGAAATTTACGGAGGACTAG
- a CDS encoding H+-transporting two-sector ATPase subunit C — MADVNMTIEMVQASQVGMKAIGAGLAVGLTGVGTGVAEMGIGAAAVGAIAENKDFFGLGLLFTVIPETIVIFGLVIALLLLF, encoded by the coding sequence ATGGCTGACGTTAACATGACTATTGAAATGGTTCAGGCATCGCAGGTCGGAATGAAGGCAATCGGCGCAGGTCTTGCGGTCGGTCTCACCGGTGTTGGTACCGGTGTAGCCGAGATGGGTATCGGTGCCGCAGCTGTCGGGGCAATCGCGGAGAACAAGGACTTCTTCGGTCTGGGCCTGCTCTTTACGGTCATTCCCGAAACCATCGTCATCTTCGGTCTTGTCATTGCACTGCTGCTCCTGTTCTAA